GTTTTCCAGCTGATGGTGGTTGATGGTCTTTACTCCTTTTAAACCCCCAGTTAATAGGCTTGTTTGAATAGCTAGCATCTGCATTAATTGGTTGAATCGAAAAAAGCAACACTGCAGACATCAGTACACTTAGTAGTATTCTCAACAGTAGTCCTCCCTTTTTTAAAATTAAAGGATACTGTTAGTTTTTGTACTAGCCTTAAATCCATTCTTTGAAGAGTTTTCCATTATTATAAAAAGTGCCAGGGAAGTCTCCCTGACACGATTCGTTTTATTTAAATACAGGCTCTTTAAACTGCGCAAGTTTTTCTAATGATGATTTATCAACATCTTCATGTAGACTGTTGCCATGTGAATCCATCGTTACAACCGCAGTAAAACCTTCTACTTTTAAATGCCACATTGCTTCAGGAATTCCAAATTCCATAAAGTCAACGCCTTCTACCGACTTAATACAGTCAGCATAGTACTGTGCTGCTCCACCGATTGCATTTAAGTAAACTCCACCATGATCTTTTAAAGCAGCAAGCGTTTTTGGACCCATTCCACCTTTACCAATAACTGCACGAATGCCGAAGCGCTTCATGATGTCACCTTGGTAAGGCTCCTCACGTATACTTGTTGTTGGACCAGCTGCTTTCACATGCCATGTTCCATCCTCATCCTTAAGCATAACCGGTCCACAGTGATAGATGATTTGACCATCTAAATTTACAGGAGAATCATTTTCAGAAAGATGCTTATGAATCGCATCACGACCTGTGTACATTAAGCCGTTGATACGTACAACATCGCCTACTTTTAAGTCACGAATCTTTTCTTCTGTAATTGGTGCTTCTAATACAACTTCACGGCTGTCTGACTTCGTTTCTTCTTGAGCTTCTTCTACCTCTTTAGAGAAATCAATTTCTTCACCTTCATTGTATAACCAATCATTGATTTCGCCATTATCTGGGTTTAAGGTCACACCTAATCGACGATATGCCCAACAGTTATAAGCAACTGAAACAAAGAAACTAGCTGGGATACGATTAATCACTCCAACTTTACAACCTAAAAGAGTTGTTTCTCCACCAAAGCCCATCGTTCCAATTCCAAGCTT
This sequence is a window from Cytobacillus luteolus. Protein-coding genes within it:
- a CDS encoding fumarate hydratase, which produces MDKLQKSMYDLIVETSTRLPKDVRRAIAKAKAQENAGTRSAMSLATITNNISMADVNVSPICQDTGLPTFKIKTPVGVNQLKIKEAILNAIAEATKDGKLRPNSVDSLTGKNSGDNLGAGSPVIKFEQWEKDYIDARLILKGGGCENKNIQYSLPCELEGLGKAGRDLDGIRKCIMHSVYQAQGQGCSAGFIGVGIGGDRTSGYELAKEQLFRDVEDVNPIEELAKLEEYVMENANKLGIGTMGFGGETTLLGCKVGVINRIPASFFVSVAYNCWAYRRLGVTLNPDNGEINDWLYNEGEEIDFSKEVEEAQEETKSDSREVVLEAPITEEKIRDLKVGDVVRINGLMYTGRDAIHKHLSENDSPVNLDGQIIYHCGPVMLKDEDGTWHVKAAGPTTSIREEPYQGDIMKRFGIRAVIGKGGMGPKTLAALKDHGGVYLNAIGGAAQYYADCIKSVEGVDFMEFGIPEAMWHLKVEGFTAVVTMDSHGNSLHEDVDKSSLEKLAQFKEPVFK